In Thermosphaera sp., a genomic segment contains:
- a CDS encoding ribose ABC transporter permease yields MNGLESLIGLIEGIGAAFITFYLVALGHSIFEKAGLLDLAIDGVFFMSTGAAVLGAVAFGNPVIGSIVAMLIASMFGLLMAYLLTSLPISHGAVGLSLQFLGYGLGIVLGYPLRQTIGALYAYCYTDEVLIELIIVTIVIGVVAHLLIEKTKIGAAIRAVGESPHAASSLGVNILFTRLVAGAMGFALMGLGASFFPLLWQKYWDIKVYTLGYGWLSFTIALAAGRHPIFLIPMALLFGGLVEYSVTIQTLFKLPPDVAKLIPFVGALGAMLTYSFTRLRRIFASPQSLGKVYYREEKTV; encoded by the coding sequence ATGAACGGATTAGAGAGCCTCATTGGTTTAATTGAAGGAATAGGAGCCGCATTCATCACTTTCTATCTTGTAGCCCTAGGCCACAGCATATTTGAAAAAGCCGGATTGCTCGACCTTGCAATAGATGGAGTATTCTTCATGTCCACGGGGGCAGCGGTTCTAGGTGCAGTGGCGTTCGGCAATCCCGTAATAGGTAGTATCGTGGCTATGTTGATAGCATCCATGTTCGGCCTCTTAATGGCTTATTTGTTAACTTCTCTCCCAATAAGTCATGGAGCCGTGGGATTATCCCTCCAGTTCCTTGGTTACGGTTTGGGTATCGTGTTGGGGTATCCGTTGAGGCAAACAATCGGCGCACTGTATGCTTATTGCTATACAGATGAAGTTTTGATAGAGTTGATCATTGTGACTATAGTTATAGGTGTCGTAGCCCACTTGTTGATCGAGAAAACGAAGATAGGTGCTGCAATAAGGGCTGTAGGCGAGAGTCCGCATGCCGCATCATCTCTAGGCGTTAATATCTTATTCACGAGGCTTGTAGCAGGAGCTATGGGCTTCGCCTTGATGGGACTGGGCGCATCCTTCTTCCCGCTCCTATGGCAAAAGTACTGGGATATTAAGGTGTATACCCTCGGATACGGCTGGCTCTCTTTCACTATCGCTCTCGCGGCCGGTAGGCATCCTATATTCCTGATACCAATGGCTTTGTTGTTCGGAGGACTAGTGGAGTATAGCGTAACTATCCAAACACTATTCAAGTTACCTCCAGATGTGGCGAAACTGATTCCATTCGTAGGAGCATTAGGAGCGATGTTAACCTACAGCTTTACGAGATTGAGAAGAATATTTGCCTCTCCACAGAGTCTGGGCAAGGTATATTACAGAGAGGAGAAAACCGTATAA
- a CDS encoding ABC transporter permease, which produces MIRLIVLKRTKPLRYSRLTTVTISLLAGILLYTLILGVIGINPFLTLSIISSSFVSSGVIKDFIVLTILGYALLIAFKGALWNIGAEGQFYMGTIPVIYLTTILFYTREPVSIAQSIGVIMCSILLAIIFGALWGGLAGIIKAYTGVDEVPVTLIMNYIAYYLVNILILGPFQGKYVYGYKRTDLIPEPYQLSIKVQLTFTGNPVIDAALSFIRELMIYGWWLLALLIVIMAVWWFFNKTSLGLKVKILGSNPEYLVTTGSSVKKLTIITFAISGGLVGLMAGLYVLGYLLRLEYPIEGQTAGYGYLAILVAWLSLLDIALVPVSAYIIASLTNAGLTQSAIPEVKQALQQAGFAGAEMSFRWIMVGSILLTYSVLRFLSDYEIRVIRR; this is translated from the coding sequence ATGATCAGACTCATAGTTTTGAAAAGAACTAAGCCATTAAGATACAGCAGGTTAACGACGGTTACCATTTCACTACTAGCTGGCATCCTGCTGTATACTTTAATCCTAGGTGTTATCGGAATCAACCCGTTTTTAACATTATCGATAATCTCTTCATCCTTTGTGTCTAGCGGGGTGATCAAGGACTTCATTGTGCTGACAATCCTGGGCTATGCTCTTCTTATTGCATTCAAAGGAGCCCTGTGGAACATAGGAGCGGAGGGGCAATTCTACATGGGCACAATTCCAGTTATATACCTCACAACCATCCTGTTTTACACGCGCGAACCAGTGAGTATAGCTCAGTCTATAGGCGTAATAATGTGTTCGATTCTTCTAGCTATAATATTCGGTGCATTGTGGGGAGGCTTAGCTGGAATCATCAAAGCATACACGGGAGTCGACGAGGTACCCGTGACACTTATAATGAACTATATAGCGTACTACTTGGTTAACATCCTGATTCTAGGGCCGTTCCAAGGAAAGTACGTATACGGATACAAGCGGACTGACTTGATCCCTGAGCCTTATCAACTCAGTATAAAGGTTCAATTAACCTTTACTGGAAACCCAGTTATCGATGCTGCATTATCTTTCATCAGAGAGCTCATGATCTATGGGTGGTGGCTGTTAGCGTTGCTTATTGTAATAATGGCAGTATGGTGGTTCTTCAATAAGACTTCGCTTGGGTTAAAAGTCAAAATCCTTGGGTCAAACCCAGAGTACCTTGTAACCACTGGTTCGAGTGTAAAGAAGTTGACAATAATAACTTTTGCCATCTCAGGTGGTTTGGTTGGACTAATGGCTGGACTTTATGTGCTTGGATATTTACTGAGACTCGAATACCCGATAGAGGGACAAACAGCCGGGTATGGGTACTTAGCAATCCTGGTAGCTTGGCTATCTCTGCTCGATATAGCTCTCGTACCCGTCTCCGCATACATTATCGCGAGCTTAACAAACGCTGGGTTGACTCAAAGCGCTATTCCCGAGGTAAAGCAGGCACTTCAGCAAGCAGGTTTCGCAGGGGCGGAGATGTCTTTTAGATGGATTATGGTTGGCTCAATACTGCTAACCTACTCAGTGTTGAGATTTCTATCGGATTATGAGATTAGGGTGATTAGAAGATGA
- the lysS gene encoding lysine--tRNA ligase yields the protein MSIKKHWIDELADQVQEDLIKRGKDTYVFNGGLSVSGLQHVGRLRGEVIITETLRRILSSRGLKIKQYLTLYTQDAWKAKQAQLNAFPDPKEAEKYKGWPLIRVPDPKGCHSNWVEHFWDDFGPFIKEFTDGEIEIITTTEMYQKLLLSFIKETIAKKEEIRRIVNKYRGRKPYQDSWIPIEPVCENCGRIDTTEAVNIIDDAVEYECKHCGFKGKTSLTNGKLMWRIEWVAVWSGLGVDFEPYGKDHAMPGGSRDSCVDLAVNVYKINPPFGLPYEWVALRKPDGSEVDMGSSDFLGFTPKDWIEVAHPHIYRFIVLKTPPMKKYSVSLHEIPQYYSQYFKAERIYYGIESGKDKEEEILLKRSYELSYPGSNPPETPPEQVPYTHLAILSQILPREKWSSEVVKRLQLSGHLPMNPSIFGIRRVIETMSKASVWVKKYGPENMVFSLVQPPSGVEELNIPVKFLSVFKKLSEGLKTLKEWTEENIKNVMMNATQGLTPQEVGEYYKIFYKLFIGKDSGPRAAPLISLLGKETTLLYLRVFE from the coding sequence ATGAGTATTAAGAAACATTGGATCGATGAACTTGCTGACCAAGTCCAAGAAGATCTAATAAAACGTGGAAAGGATACTTACGTGTTCAACGGTGGATTATCAGTATCTGGTCTTCAGCACGTTGGGAGGTTGAGAGGCGAGGTAATAATAACTGAGACCTTGAGGAGAATACTGTCCTCGAGAGGATTGAAGATCAAACAATATTTAACTCTCTACACCCAGGACGCTTGGAAGGCTAAACAAGCCCAATTAAATGCCTTCCCCGATCCCAAAGAGGCGGAGAAGTACAAAGGATGGCCATTGATAAGGGTTCCTGACCCTAAAGGATGCCACTCTAATTGGGTAGAACATTTCTGGGACGATTTTGGGCCATTCATAAAAGAGTTCACGGACGGAGAAATCGAAATAATAACAACTACTGAGATGTATCAAAAACTTCTTCTCTCTTTCATAAAGGAAACAATAGCTAAAAAAGAAGAAATTAGGAGAATTGTGAATAAGTATCGTGGAAGAAAACCATATCAGGATTCTTGGATCCCCATAGAACCTGTATGTGAGAATTGCGGCAGAATAGACACTACGGAAGCAGTTAACATAATAGACGACGCCGTTGAATACGAATGCAAACACTGCGGCTTTAAAGGCAAAACCAGCCTCACAAATGGCAAATTAATGTGGCGGATAGAGTGGGTTGCGGTATGGAGTGGGCTTGGAGTTGATTTCGAGCCTTATGGGAAAGATCATGCGATGCCAGGCGGAAGCAGGGACAGCTGTGTCGACTTAGCCGTCAATGTGTATAAGATCAACCCTCCATTTGGCTTGCCTTACGAGTGGGTGGCGCTCAGGAAGCCCGACGGCAGCGAAGTAGACATGGGAAGCAGTGATTTTCTCGGCTTTACGCCAAAAGACTGGATCGAAGTAGCTCACCCCCACATTTACAGGTTCATAGTTTTGAAGACGCCTCCTATGAAAAAATATAGCGTCAGCTTGCATGAAATACCTCAGTACTACTCACAATACTTTAAGGCAGAAAGGATCTACTATGGAATTGAAAGTGGAAAGGACAAGGAAGAAGAGATTTTGTTGAAAAGAAGTTACGAGCTAAGCTACCCAGGGTCTAACCCCCCCGAGACCCCTCCTGAACAAGTTCCTTATACACATCTCGCCATACTTTCTCAAATACTCCCGAGAGAAAAATGGTCAAGCGAAGTAGTGAAAAGGCTCCAGCTAAGTGGTCATCTGCCCATGAACCCAAGTATTTTCGGAATAAGGAGAGTCATAGAAACAATGTCGAAAGCATCAGTGTGGGTTAAAAAATACGGACCCGAGAATATGGTGTTCAGCCTTGTCCAACCCCCTTCAGGAGTTGAGGAGTTAAATATTCCCGTGAAATTCCTCTCCGTTTTCAAGAAACTTTCAGAAGGGTTGAAGACTCTAAAAGAATGGACTGAGGAAAACATTAAGAATGTTATGATGAATGCAACTCAAGGGTTAACTCCCCAAGAGGTCGGAGAATACTATAAAATCTTCTACAAACTATTCATTGGGAAAGATAGTGGTCCGAGGGCTGCTCCATTAATTTCTCTCTTGGGCAAGGAGACCACACTCTTATATCTACGTGTTTTCGAATAG
- a CDS encoding polyprenol monophosphomannose synthase — protein MASDRVSVILPTYNEAENISILIPEIAKVLANIGSFEIIVVDDNSTDGTGEVAKKLSAKYPIKLITRPGKMGLTSAIHTGILHAEGDVIIVMDADLQHPPSTILHLLKRARDCDIVIASRYVEGGKVIGFPLIRRITSIGAILLSRLLIKQARGIKDPVSGFFLVKKKIVEQWKPVEPRGYKALVEILTFANKAVICEEPYEFKSRSKGTSKLDSKTILYFARLIFKLNPLGMIFLVAISLAILVYIVLAFI, from the coding sequence TTGGCGAGTGACAGGGTTTCGGTAATACTTCCCACCTACAATGAGGCAGAGAACATTTCGATTCTTATCCCTGAGATTGCGAAAGTACTCGCAAACATCGGCTCCTTCGAGATAATTGTAGTCGATGATAATAGCACCGATGGAACTGGGGAAGTTGCTAAAAAACTGTCAGCCAAATATCCAATTAAACTTATTACTCGTCCAGGAAAAATGGGCTTGACCTCGGCGATTCATACAGGGATATTACATGCGGAGGGAGACGTCATAATCGTTATGGATGCTGATTTACAACATCCCCCATCTACTATCCTGCACCTCCTAAAAAGGGCGCGTGATTGCGATATTGTAATTGCTTCGAGATATGTTGAAGGAGGCAAGGTAATAGGCTTTCCATTGATCAGGAGAATCACTTCGATTGGAGCCATCCTTCTATCTCGACTCCTCATCAAACAAGCCCGCGGAATCAAGGATCCCGTAAGCGGCTTCTTCCTAGTGAAGAAAAAAATAGTTGAACAATGGAAACCGGTTGAACCGCGAGGGTATAAAGCGCTAGTTGAAATCTTAACTTTTGCGAATAAAGCTGTGATTTGTGAAGAACCTTATGAGTTTAAATCAAGAAGTAAAGGAACCTCCAAGCTCGATTCGAAAACTATACTCTATTTTGCAAGACTAATCTTCAAGTTAAACCCCTTGGGTATGATATTTCTTGTCGCTATATCGCTTGCAATTCTCGTTTACATAGTATTAGCTTTTATTTAA
- a CDS encoding ATP-binding cassette domain-containing protein — MDSEKIELLMKNITKTFPGGVIALRDVSVRLTGGEFTALVGENGAGKSTLMKILYGIYTYDKGEILLNGKPLLIRKPSDAIRNGIIMVSQSPQLIDRLTVAENLTLGLEGVRLLSGFSNAVKLVREYSEKIGVKIKPEDRVWSLTYTQKQLVEIVRALILGAKILILDEALTYLPIEERKRFYTFLQEFKQKGGTVVVITHKIPEALEVADRIIVLRKGSVSGELTRENATLDKVRELMFAEAAKEISYDRLPTSVIGEKIVIEAKDVWVEGDYGVPVVKGVSIRVREGEVAGIAGVVGNGQREFLEAIVGLRKISKGKIFVEGVETTNNEMGKTRSMGIGFIPDLPLRFGISQDNSILENIAALFEGKNLLVDWERVRSLTREIIKTFNVLTPSEEAPVKILSGGNLMKVIVGRELNYSRKALIAYNPTRALDEITAVQVRRIIKNKSIREKIAVLFASEDLDEVYQLSDTIYVMNSGKLHGPFDPEKTPREDIEKLMVM; from the coding sequence GTGGATTCTGAGAAAATAGAGTTACTAATGAAAAATATAACTAAAACATTCCCAGGAGGAGTTATAGCATTAAGGGATGTATCAGTAAGGTTGACGGGAGGCGAATTCACCGCTCTTGTTGGCGAAAACGGAGCTGGCAAATCGACCCTGATGAAAATCCTATATGGAATATATACTTATGATAAGGGTGAAATCCTACTAAATGGAAAACCTCTTTTAATTAGAAAACCATCTGACGCTATTAGAAATGGAATAATCATGGTCTCGCAGAGCCCGCAACTCATAGATAGGTTGACAGTGGCGGAGAATCTAACTCTAGGTTTAGAGGGAGTTAGACTACTCTCTGGGTTTTCTAATGCTGTAAAGCTGGTTAGGGAGTATAGTGAGAAGATAGGAGTAAAGATTAAACCCGAGGATAGGGTATGGTCCTTAACATATACCCAGAAGCAACTAGTTGAAATCGTGAGGGCTTTAATCCTAGGGGCTAAAATATTGATCCTGGATGAAGCTTTAACATATCTACCAATAGAAGAGCGCAAAAGGTTCTACACGTTTCTACAAGAGTTCAAACAGAAGGGAGGTACTGTTGTCGTTATCACGCACAAGATCCCGGAGGCGCTTGAGGTAGCTGATAGAATAATTGTGTTGAGGAAAGGATCAGTCTCAGGTGAGTTGACCCGGGAAAACGCGACTTTAGACAAGGTTAGAGAACTAATGTTTGCTGAAGCGGCTAAGGAGATATCATACGATCGTCTCCCAACCTCGGTAATTGGAGAAAAAATCGTTATCGAAGCGAAAGACGTGTGGGTTGAAGGGGATTACGGTGTTCCCGTAGTTAAAGGAGTTTCGATAAGAGTTAGAGAGGGCGAGGTCGCTGGTATTGCGGGAGTGGTGGGAAACGGTCAAAGAGAGTTCCTAGAGGCAATAGTAGGGCTTAGAAAAATCTCTAAAGGAAAAATCTTTGTCGAAGGAGTAGAGACTACGAATAATGAGATGGGAAAGACGAGGAGCATGGGAATAGGTTTCATCCCTGACCTTCCATTAAGGTTTGGAATATCACAAGACAACAGCATTCTCGAGAACATAGCTGCTCTTTTTGAAGGGAAAAACCTCCTTGTAGACTGGGAGAGAGTGAGAAGCTTGACGCGTGAAATAATTAAAACCTTCAACGTGCTGACCCCTAGCGAGGAGGCCCCAGTAAAAATCCTTTCAGGAGGAAATCTAATGAAGGTTATCGTGGGGAGGGAATTAAATTATAGTAGGAAAGCCCTTATCGCCTACAATCCCACAAGGGCGCTTGACGAGATTACGGCCGTCCAGGTTAGGAGGATCATTAAGAATAAGAGTATTAGAGAAAAGATCGCAGTCTTGTTTGCGAGTGAAGACCTTGACGAAGTCTATCAGCTAAGTGATACTATCTACGTCATGAATAGTGGGAAACTCCACGGTCCCTTCGACCCTGAAAAGACCCCGAGGGAAGACATTGAAAAACTAATGGTGATGTAA
- the ileS gene encoding isoleucine--tRNA ligase, with product MSSDGWQLEGRYQFQKVEESVLNFWNEKSIYKILKAKNSNKVKLFNFIDGPPYPSGEIPHIGTAWNKSLKDSILRFRRMQGFRVYDQPGYDCHGLPIEVKVEQKLGLRVKREIEEKIGVDRFINECKNLALTNAQAMTKWFIDLGVFMDWENPYLTLRDEYIEASWWLVKKADEKGLLDREARIVHWCPRCSTTLAEYEIEYKELEDPSIYVKFPVVGEEKTFLVIWTTTPWTIPSNTFVMIHPDADYVKIKVGDENLILAEARLQAFLEDTGIEKYEVVARIKGKDLLGVKYTHPLKDVVPIQTELEKYHTVLPAPEFVTMYEGTGLVHSAPGHGFEDYIVAMRNGVSLIASPVDDEGKFTSEAGKYAGLYVREANTVIIEDLEKKNAILSKKSIRHKYPVCWRCKTPVFLRATQQWVIKVSKLKDKLLEEVKKVNWIPEWALDRINGMIVNLQDWVISRQRYWGTPLPIWICPNGHKVVIGSIDEIFALGGHRPKELHKPWIDEVTLKCPKCGREMKRVPDVMDVWFDSGVCFYAAKGHPGKEDLGDVRLDLIIEGHDQTRGWFFSLLRAGILGFDEAPYRNVLVHGFMLDEQGREMHKSLGNYVGTNEAIEKVGRDPLRLWLLSNTTWEDARFSWRSIEEVARDLSIIWNIYVFAKTYMDLDKYNPEQNDIKQYLDALRFEDKWILSRVNTLIKEVTSHLEEYEVHAAVRLLREFAIEDLSHWYIRLIRSRVWVEENTRDKLAAYTVLYYVLEKLARMLAPFVPFITEYIYQSMFKQVWKEESIHLLEWPKADETFIDTKSEETMNIIKKIFETAATARMKAGLKLRQPVKKLTVYSNDLKIIETVAENSELIKLITNTKGVDAKPVSMLQEVTRYKVEPVYSVIGPRFKQKTKQVVDYILHHQEEIARDVLNGRAHEAIIQGEQITIDSSCVRIIPYYIEGYSVVDTEWGSIGLDTRLSEEEVAEGLARDLVRRIQVMRKMLNLPLDAKIKVVIITPTERENAVKSRANYIANETRACEIIISSEPALIKGFMGDVKEWDIDGETYYIGVMPV from the coding sequence GTGAGTAGTGATGGCTGGCAACTAGAAGGGAGATACCAGTTTCAAAAAGTAGAGGAATCTGTTTTAAATTTCTGGAATGAGAAGTCTATTTACAAAATCCTAAAAGCGAAAAATTCCAACAAAGTGAAACTGTTCAATTTTATTGATGGACCACCATACCCGTCAGGTGAAATACCACATATTGGTACTGCATGGAATAAGTCTCTAAAGGATTCTATATTGAGATTTAGGCGAATGCAGGGTTTCCGAGTCTATGACCAACCTGGTTATGACTGTCATGGATTGCCGATAGAAGTTAAGGTTGAACAAAAACTAGGCTTAAGGGTCAAAAGAGAGATAGAGGAAAAGATCGGGGTCGACAGATTCATAAATGAATGCAAGAATTTGGCTCTAACCAATGCCCAAGCCATGACAAAATGGTTTATCGATCTCGGAGTTTTCATGGATTGGGAAAATCCCTATCTAACATTACGAGACGAATACATCGAAGCCTCGTGGTGGCTTGTCAAGAAGGCGGATGAAAAAGGATTACTTGACAGAGAGGCTAGGATTGTCCACTGGTGTCCTAGATGTTCTACAACGCTTGCAGAATACGAGATCGAGTACAAGGAACTTGAGGACCCAAGCATTTACGTAAAATTCCCCGTAGTAGGTGAGGAGAAAACATTCCTCGTTATCTGGACGACTACTCCATGGACTATTCCCTCGAACACTTTTGTAATGATACATCCTGATGCTGATTATGTTAAAATAAAGGTTGGAGATGAAAATTTGATTTTAGCTGAGGCTAGGTTGCAGGCTTTTCTAGAAGATACAGGTATCGAAAAATATGAAGTAGTCGCGAGAATAAAGGGGAAGGATCTTCTGGGAGTTAAATACACTCATCCGTTGAAGGATGTTGTTCCTATTCAAACTGAGCTTGAGAAATACCACACTGTTCTGCCGGCTCCCGAGTTTGTTACCATGTACGAAGGAACAGGTCTCGTTCACTCGGCACCGGGCCACGGTTTCGAAGACTACATTGTAGCCATGAGGAATGGAGTAAGCCTGATTGCAAGCCCCGTTGACGATGAGGGAAAGTTTACATCTGAGGCCGGAAAATATGCAGGGCTCTACGTCCGAGAGGCTAATACAGTAATCATAGAGGATTTAGAGAAAAAGAACGCCATCCTGAGCAAGAAGTCAATAAGACATAAGTACCCAGTCTGCTGGAGATGTAAAACCCCTGTCTTCCTAAGGGCTACTCAACAATGGGTAATCAAAGTATCAAAGTTAAAAGATAAGCTCCTTGAAGAAGTCAAAAAAGTAAATTGGATACCAGAGTGGGCCCTTGATAGGATCAATGGAATGATAGTGAACCTACAGGACTGGGTGATATCGAGACAAAGGTATTGGGGAACTCCTCTCCCTATATGGATTTGTCCCAACGGTCACAAAGTAGTGATTGGAAGTATTGACGAAATATTTGCCTTAGGAGGACACCGTCCCAAGGAGCTTCACAAGCCATGGATTGATGAAGTCACTTTAAAGTGTCCAAAGTGTGGAAGGGAAATGAAGAGAGTACCAGATGTTATGGATGTATGGTTCGACAGTGGTGTATGCTTCTATGCAGCAAAAGGACATCCAGGTAAGGAGGATCTTGGAGATGTTAGGCTAGATCTCATCATAGAGGGCCACGATCAAACTCGAGGATGGTTCTTCTCCCTCCTTAGGGCAGGGATACTCGGGTTTGATGAGGCACCTTATAGAAACGTGCTGGTTCACGGCTTCATGTTAGATGAGCAAGGAAGAGAAATGCACAAGAGTTTGGGAAACTATGTTGGAACCAACGAGGCAATCGAAAAAGTTGGGCGAGACCCGCTAAGACTCTGGCTCCTCTCGAACACAACATGGGAGGATGCCAGGTTTTCATGGAGAAGCATTGAGGAAGTCGCCAGAGACCTATCGATCATATGGAATATTTACGTCTTCGCTAAAACATACATGGATCTTGACAAATACAATCCAGAACAGAATGATATTAAACAGTACTTAGATGCGTTGAGATTCGAGGACAAATGGATTCTCAGCAGAGTCAACACGTTAATAAAAGAAGTAACAAGCCACCTTGAGGAATACGAAGTCCACGCTGCTGTTAGGCTTCTCCGCGAGTTTGCTATTGAAGACTTAAGCCACTGGTATATAAGATTGATAAGGTCTAGAGTCTGGGTAGAAGAGAACACGAGAGACAAGTTGGCAGCATATACAGTTTTATATTATGTTCTCGAAAAACTAGCGAGAATGCTTGCCCCCTTTGTGCCCTTCATAACCGAGTATATTTATCAGTCAATGTTTAAACAAGTCTGGAAGGAAGAGAGTATTCATTTACTCGAGTGGCCAAAAGCGGATGAAACATTCATAGATACCAAATCTGAAGAGACTATGAATATTATCAAGAAAATCTTTGAAACGGCTGCTACAGCTAGGATGAAAGCGGGGTTGAAGCTAAGACAACCTGTTAAAAAACTAACTGTTTACTCAAACGATTTAAAAATAATTGAAACCGTTGCCGAAAATAGCGAATTGATTAAACTAATCACCAATACTAAAGGAGTTGATGCCAAACCCGTATCCATGCTGCAGGAGGTTACAAGATACAAGGTAGAGCCAGTATACAGTGTCATCGGTCCTAGGTTCAAGCAGAAGACTAAACAGGTAGTTGATTACATTCTGCATCATCAGGAAGAAATAGCTCGAGACGTACTTAATGGACGCGCTCATGAAGCAATAATACAAGGAGAACAAATAACTATCGACTCGTCTTGTGTGAGAATAATACCCTACTACATTGAAGGTTACTCTGTAGTCGACACTGAATGGGGGAGTATTGGATTGGATACTCGTCTCAGCGAAGAAGAAGTCGCAGAAGGATTAGCAAGGGACTTGGTAAGAAGAATACAAGTTATGAGGAAAATGCTGAATCTCCCTCTTGACGCCAAGATTAAAGTAGTAATAATAACACCAACTGAGAGAGAAAACGCTGTAAAATCCAGAGCAAATTACATAGCAAACGAGACCAGGGCGTGTGAAATAATAATTAGCTCTGAACCAGCTCTTATAAAAGGCTTTATGGGGGATGTCAAAGAATGGGATATCGATGGAGAGACTTACTATATTGGAGTGATGCCAGTATGA
- a CDS encoding BMP family ABC transporter substrate-binding protein has protein sequence MKTSILIAVFIVLIIISGAIGYIAGQQTGAPVQQYTPPEKVKAAFIYVGPVGDAGWTYMHDIGRKYVQTLFSDWLETTYVESVTPDKIVSTVDDLVSKGYNVIFTTSFDFMDATIEAAKKHPNVLFFHCSGYRRAPNVGTYFADLYEVYYLNGLMAGALTQTGQIGYVAAYLIPEVVRHINAFAIGAREVGDALGKNITVHVIEIGSWYDPTKARQASDTLKTQFNVDVLAFTEDSSAVIEYGEQNGVHVFSHYGPMLKFGPTYTVSGQLVRWEVIYADILVKVKAGVLTPYNLDKVDYWYLLSSGAVDLGADIGDDGRPVMINPRYEPILKNIMVTDKLTGERISVYDLVMRRYWQMRGAFAVIPLQFSSETHKYENVISININWGGQIGVKPYPIASEFDPFTGPLTGYCLMSEPLSTWCSGKTPGSTVNIPSGVRLGHEDLWNMDYFMSYVVKHG, from the coding sequence ATGAAAACTAGTATCCTTATAGCGGTCTTCATTGTATTAATAATAATATCGGGGGCAATAGGTTACATCGCGGGCCAACAGACAGGAGCACCCGTCCAACAATATACTCCCCCAGAGAAAGTTAAGGCAGCGTTCATATACGTCGGACCCGTCGGAGACGCTGGCTGGACTTACATGCATGATATTGGAAGAAAATATGTGCAAACATTATTCAGCGATTGGTTGGAGACTACGTACGTTGAGAGCGTGACTCCCGATAAAATTGTCTCAACCGTGGACGACCTTGTATCTAAAGGATACAATGTCATCTTCACCACATCATTCGACTTCATGGATGCCACTATAGAGGCTGCTAAAAAACATCCAAACGTCTTGTTCTTCCATTGCTCTGGTTATAGGAGAGCCCCTAACGTTGGGACCTATTTCGCGGACCTGTATGAAGTATATTATCTTAATGGGCTAATGGCAGGCGCTCTCACTCAAACAGGGCAAATCGGATATGTAGCCGCGTACCTAATCCCGGAGGTTGTGAGACACATCAACGCGTTCGCGATTGGAGCGAGAGAAGTTGGCGATGCCCTTGGAAAGAATATCACGGTTCACGTGATTGAAATAGGTAGCTGGTATGATCCAACAAAGGCCAGACAAGCATCGGATACGTTGAAGACTCAGTTCAACGTCGATGTTTTAGCCTTCACAGAGGACTCGAGTGCTGTGATAGAATATGGAGAACAAAACGGTGTTCATGTTTTCAGTCACTACGGTCCAATGCTCAAGTTCGGTCCCACTTACACGGTCAGCGGCCAGTTGGTGAGATGGGAGGTTATATACGCTGATATTCTCGTGAAGGTCAAGGCCGGAGTGCTCACTCCTTATAACTTAGATAAAGTTGATTACTGGTATCTTCTCAGCTCCGGAGCAGTCGACTTAGGCGCCGACATCGGTGATGATGGTAGGCCAGTAATGATTAATCCACGCTACGAGCCAATACTGAAGAATATAATGGTAACCGACAAGCTGACTGGTGAACGCATCAGCGTTTATGACTTGGTGATGAGAAGATACTGGCAGATGAGAGGAGCATTCGCAGTCATACCATTACAATTCTCCTCAGAGACCCATAAGTATGAGAATGTAATCTCCATCAATATAAACTGGGGCGGTCAGATAGGGGTCAAACCATATCCGATAGCTTCTGAATTCGATCCATTCACAGGACCATTAACTGGATATTGTCTCATGAGCGAGCCTTTATCTACATGGTGTAGTGGAAAGACTCCTGGATCAACAGTGAACATTCCATCTGGCGTGAGACTTGGTCACGAAGACTTGTGGAACATGGATTACTTCATGAGTTATGTCGTCAAACATGGATAG